A window of the Emys orbicularis isolate rEmyOrb1 chromosome 1, rEmyOrb1.hap1, whole genome shotgun sequence genome harbors these coding sequences:
- the LRRC4 gene encoding leucine-rich repeat-containing protein 4 — protein sequence MKLLWQVTVHHTWNAALLSVVYLTAQVWILSAAAAWAGAPNCPSVCSCSNQFSKVVCTRRGLAEVPQGIPSNTRYLNLMENNIQLIQADTFRHLHHLEVLQLGRNSIRQIEVGAFNGLASLNTLELFDNWLTVIPSGAFEYLSKLRELWLRNNPIESIPSYAFNRVPSLMRLDLGELKKLEYISEGAFEGLYNLKYLNLGMCNIKDMPNLTPLVGLEELEMSGNNFPDIKPGSFHGLKSLKKLWIMNSQISLIERNAFDDLTSLVELNLAHNNLTSLPHDLFAPLRYLVELHLHHNPWSCDCDILWLSWWLREYIPTNSTCCGRCHAPMHMRGKFLVEVDQTSFQCSAPFIMDAPMDLNISEGRVAELKCRTPSMSSVRWLLPNGTVLSHASNHPRISVLNDGTLNFSHVLLTDTGVYTCMVTNVAGNSNASAYLNVSTAELNTSNYSFFTTVTVETTEISPEDISPKFTKPVPTTSTGYQPAYTTTTTVLIQTTKTPKQVAVPTADTNDKMQTSLDEVMKTTKIIIGCFVAVTLLAAAMLIVFYKLRKRHQQRSTVTAARTVEIIQVDEDMPAAPAAPTSVSGEGAVVLPTIHDHINYNTYKPAHGAHWTENSLGNSLHPTVTTISEPYIIQTHTKDKVQETQI from the coding sequence ATGAAGCTCTTGTGGCAGGTAACTGTGCACCACACCTGGAACGCTGCCCTGCTCTCGGTCGTCTACCTCACGGCGCAGGTGTGGATTCTgtctgcagcagctgcctgggctgGAGCCCCGAACTGCCCCTCCGTCTGTTCCTGCAGTAACCAGTTCAGCAAGGTGGTGTGCACGCGCCGCGGCCTGGCCGAGGTCCCTCAGGGCATCCCTTCCAACACCCGCTATCTCAACCTCATGGAGAACAACATCCAGCTGATCCAAGCGGACACCTTCCGGCACCTGCACCACTTGGAGGTCTTGCAGCTAGGCAGGAACTCCATCCGCCAGATCGAGGTGGGTGCTTTCAACGGGCTGGCCAGTCTCAACACCCTGGAATTGTTTGACAACTGGCTGACCGTCATCCCGAGCGGGGCCTTCGAGTACTTGTCCAAGCTGCGGGAGCTGTGGCTCAGGAACAACCCCATCGAGAGCATCCCTTCGTACGCCTTCAACCGGGTCCCGTCCCTCATGCGCTTGGACCTGGGCGAGCTCAAGAAGCTGGAGTACATTTCTGAGGGGGCTTTCGAGGGATTATACAACCTGAAGTACCTTAATCTTGGGATGTGTAACATTAAAGACATGCCGAACCTCACGCCCctggtggggctggaggaactggaGATGTCGGGGAATAACTTCCCCGACATCAAGCCAGGATCTTTCCATGGGTTaaagtctctcaagaagttgTGGATTATGAACtcccagatcagcctgattgagcGGAACGCATTCGACGACCTCACCTCGCTGGTGGAGCTCAACCTGGCCCACAATAACCTGACCTCGTTGCCGCACGACCTTTTTGCCCCCCTGAGATACCTGGTGGAGTTGCACTTGCACCACAACCCCTGGAGCTGTGACTGCGACATCCTGTGGCTCTCCTGGTGGCTGCGGGAGTACATCCCCACCAACTCCACCTGCTGCGGGCGCTGCCACGCCCCGATGCACATGAGGGGCAAGTTCCTGGTGGAGGTGGACCAGACCTCCTTCCAGTGCTCCGCACCCTTTATCATGGACGCCCCCATGGATCTAAACATCTCTGAAGGACGAGTGGCGGAGCTCAAGTGCCGAACTCCCTCCATGTCCTCTGTGAGGTGGTTGCTGCCTAACGGGACCGTTCTGAGCCACGCGTCCAACCACCCACGGATATCCGTCCTCAATGACGGGACCTTGAACTTCTCCCATGTTTTGCTAACGGACACCGGGGTTTATACGTGCATGGTCACCAATGTGGCAGGGAACTCCAATGCCTCGGCCTACCTCAACGTGAGCACGGCCGAGCTCAACACTTCCAACTACAGTTTCTTCACCACCGTCACGGTGGAAACCACAGAGATCTCCCCCGAAGACATCTCCCCAAAATTCACTAAGCCAGTGCCAACGACTTCAACAGGGTACCAGCCGGcgtacaccaccaccaccacggtGCTGATCCAGACCACCAAAACGCCCAAGCAGGTGGCGGTGCCCACCGCGGACACTAACGACAAAATGCAGACCAGCCTGGACGAGGTGATGAAGACCACTAAGATCATCATCGGCTGCTTCGTGGCGGTGACGTTGCTGGCGGCGGCCATGCTGATTGTCTTTTACAAACTTCGCAAGCGGCACCAGCAACGCAGCACGGTGACGGCCGCCCGGACCGTGGAGATCATTCAGGTGGACGAGGACATGCCGGCGGCTCCAGCGGCTCCGACCAGCGTATCAGGTGAGGGGGCAGTTGTGCTGCCAACAATTCATGACCATATTAACTACAACACCTACAAACCGGCCCACGGGGCCCACTGGACAGAAAACAGCCTGGGGAATTCGCTACACCCCACAGTAACCACTATCTCTGAACCTTATATAATTCAGACCCACACCAAGGACAAAGTACAGGAAACTCAAATATGA